The following coding sequences are from one bacterium window:
- the rpsF gene encoding 30S ribosomal protein S6: MRKYDTTFIIDGTFDQTQREALIGKFEASLKKLGAEIIRIVRWGQRELAYVVKKRTHGYYVIFYYSADPSMIKPFENELKLNESILRFMTLVTDGKHPDYIRDETIAPASGTVAAESVAIAEDEIELPEELPEEETDTIDELSDDEAIDGDDENDESGEEALDGDSDSDDNEPDENDDADDTKEVE, encoded by the coding sequence ATGAGAAAATACGATACCACATTTATTATCGATGGTACGTTCGATCAGACGCAGCGTGAAGCGCTGATCGGAAAATTCGAGGCTTCACTGAAAAAATTGGGTGCCGAAATCATCCGAATTGTACGGTGGGGACAGCGTGAATTGGCCTATGTGGTCAAGAAACGCACCCATGGTTATTATGTCATATTTTATTACAGCGCCGATCCTTCCATGATCAAGCCGTTTGAAAACGAATTGAAGCTCAACGAAAGTATTCTCCGGTTCATGACCCTTGTGACCGATGGGAAACACCCCGATTACATCAGGGACGAGACCATAGCGCCGGCCAGTGGAACGGTGGCTGCGGAATCCGTTGCGATTGCGGAAGATGAAATCGAACTGCCGGAAGAATTACCCGAAGAGGAAACCGATACCATCGACGAGTTGTCCGATGATGAGGCTATTGACGGGGATGATGAGAATGACGAGAGTGGGGAAGAAGCTTTGGATGGCGATTCTGATTCCGATGATAACGAACCGGATGAAAATGATGATGCCGACGATACCAAGGAGGTGGAATAG
- the rpsR gene encoding 30S ribosomal protein S18 has protein sequence MVLKTKVKVCRFCENKDRDFNYKNERKWRAYITERGKIIPRRMTGTCAKHQRKINTAIKRARYMAILPFTSESIR, from the coding sequence ATAGTGCTGAAGACAAAAGTGAAGGTATGCAGGTTCTGTGAGAACAAGGACCGTGATTTTAATTACAAGAATGAAAGAAAATGGCGTGCATATATTACCGAGCGGGGGAAAATAATACCGCGACGTATGACCGGAACATGTGCCAAACACCAGCGTAAAATAAATACGGCGATCAAGCGGGCGCGGTACATGGCGATTTTACCGTTTACGTCCGAGAGCATTCGATAA
- a CDS encoding YybS family protein, with protein sequence MVYSNRLNQLIVSLGAGVSAGALFTWIVGDIDAAHYVVEFLSIGPIEIPFIVLAAVLSRKYSWGMGAVYTLIGTAVSLFMAYPGFSVTSVIFLKTALMGVVLGESAWFGGRFTGRLAAVALPGFVLAVAFGFPLIAGGVPADVLDDIRNESLEMYKAFMSNDDAVNAVENALYLFKFFFRVSLGILFLGSLVVSWLSFLGARWLMVRLREEPEPVPPLYAFALPFHAVWLFILGLGLYLGEFKPLLPVALNLLFIMAFLYGIQGLAVVMHFMNRVSMGRFPRVFFWLIFFVTITFSFVILIFTGIIDNWFNLRSLPFSTQTNGEEEENKDESDS encoded by the coding sequence ATGGTATACTCGAATCGTTTAAACCAGCTCATAGTATCATTGGGCGCAGGAGTGTCAGCCGGGGCTCTTTTCACCTGGATTGTGGGCGATATCGATGCCGCACATTACGTCGTTGAATTCCTGAGCATCGGGCCCATTGAAATCCCGTTTATCGTGCTTGCCGCAGTACTGAGCCGCAAGTACTCATGGGGCATGGGGGCTGTGTATACGCTCATCGGAACGGCGGTTTCCCTGTTCATGGCATATCCCGGATTCTCGGTAACTTCGGTGATTTTCCTTAAAACTGCCTTGATGGGTGTGGTTCTCGGTGAATCGGCATGGTTCGGCGGCAGATTTACCGGGAGACTTGCCGCGGTTGCGCTTCCTGGTTTCGTACTGGCCGTTGCGTTCGGATTTCCCCTGATTGCCGGCGGCGTTCCCGCGGATGTGCTCGATGATATCAGGAATGAATCGCTCGAGATGTATAAGGCGTTCATGTCGAATGATGATGCGGTCAATGCTGTTGAAAATGCCCTGTACCTGTTCAAATTCTTTTTCCGGGTCAGTCTTGGGATACTCTTTCTGGGGTCCCTTGTCGTATCCTGGCTGTCGTTTCTTGGCGCGCGATGGTTGATGGTGAGGCTCAGGGAGGAACCTGAGCCGGTACCACCGCTGTATGCATTTGCTCTGCCGTTTCACGCGGTCTGGCTTTTTATTCTGGGCCTCGGATTGTATCTGGGGGAGTTCAAACCCTTGTTGCCGGTCGCTCTCAATCTGTTGTTTATCATGGCGTTTTTATATGGGATTCAAGGGCTTGCGGTTGTCATGCATTTCATGAACAGGGTATCCATGGGGCGTTTCCCGCGTGTGTTTTTCTGGCTGATCTTTTTTGTAACGATAACATTTTCGTTTGTTATTTTGATTTTTACCGGTATTATTGATAATTGGTTCAATCTGAGATCATTACCGTTCTCAACGCAGACAAACGGTGAAGAAGAGGAAAACAAAGATGAAAGTGATTCTTAG
- the rplI gene encoding 50S ribosomal protein L9 produces MKVILREDVKGKGRAGQIIEVKPGYARNYLVPRGFAYLSTDSNLKVYEHEKVFKAKEQEKIRIEAEQFKKEIEKISLTAAVKVGDDGKLFGSVTTHTIADLLKEKGYECNHRKINIAEPIKELGVYEVGVDLGAAIEARIKVWVVKE; encoded by the coding sequence ATGAAAGTGATTCTTAGAGAAGATGTAAAAGGGAAAGGCCGTGCAGGCCAGATTATCGAGGTAAAACCCGGGTATGCCCGTAATTATCTTGTTCCCCGGGGATTCGCATACCTGTCTACGGACAGCAACCTTAAAGTGTACGAGCACGAAAAAGTCTTTAAGGCCAAAGAGCAGGAGAAAATCCGCATCGAAGCCGAACAGTTTAAAAAAGAGATCGAGAAAATCTCTCTTACCGCCGCGGTTAAAGTCGGTGATGACGGCAAACTGTTCGGTTCCGTCACTACCCATACGATTGCCGATCTCCTGAAAGAAAAGGGATATGAATGCAATCACCGGAAGATCAACATTGCGGAACCGATCAAGGAACTCGGCGTGTATGAAGTCGGGGTTGATCTCGGCGCGGCTATCGAAGCACGTATAAAAGTCTGGGTTGTCA